The proteins below come from a single Halomonas binhaiensis genomic window:
- a CDS encoding aldehyde dehydrogenase family protein, with product MFSLPITPPCGALIGGQWRDTSETLAVQRPASGDTIAFIARCQADDVAAAVAAARAAFEGKLGAWASWSAGTRGAWLYAFADAIEADAENLARLECADTGKPMTQAKGDIAACAKYFRFYAGAADKLHGETLPFANDYAVMTLREPWGVCAQIIPWNYPAQIFGRCVAAALAAGNTCVLKPAEDACLSVLRMAELAVQSGLPEGALNVVPGLGSEAGAALAEHPDIDHLSFTGSPQTGTRVTQACAEHHVPVTMELGGKSPQLVFADADREAALEAVVRGIIQNAGQTCSAGSRLLVEASIHDEVVAQLKARFEALRCDVGERDPDCGPLINARQQDKVVALIDAAVKDGITITAKGQLADDAPLDGHFVVPHLLTEVPQGHVVSREELFGPVLVVQAFADEADAIRLANATDFGLCAGVWTRDGGRQLRLAKAIRSGQVFINNYGAAGGVELPFGGVGRSGHGREKGFEGLRSYTRIKTVAIRHG from the coding sequence ATGTTCTCACTACCCATCACACCTCCCTGTGGAGCCCTGATTGGCGGGCAATGGCGTGATACCTCCGAAACCCTGGCTGTCCAGCGTCCGGCCTCCGGTGACACCATCGCCTTTATCGCACGTTGCCAGGCTGATGACGTTGCCGCTGCCGTGGCGGCGGCTCGAGCCGCCTTCGAAGGGAAGCTGGGGGCATGGGCGAGCTGGTCAGCCGGTACGCGTGGAGCGTGGTTGTATGCCTTTGCCGATGCTATCGAAGCGGATGCCGAGAATCTGGCCAGGCTGGAGTGTGCCGACACTGGCAAGCCCATGACCCAGGCCAAAGGGGATATTGCCGCTTGTGCGAAATACTTTCGCTTCTATGCCGGGGCTGCCGACAAGTTGCATGGGGAAACGCTGCCGTTCGCCAATGATTATGCTGTGATGACGCTGCGCGAACCCTGGGGAGTCTGTGCCCAGATCATTCCCTGGAACTATCCCGCACAGATTTTCGGACGCTGCGTCGCGGCTGCCCTGGCCGCAGGCAATACCTGTGTGCTCAAGCCGGCCGAAGATGCTTGCCTTAGTGTCCTGCGCATGGCGGAACTGGCAGTACAGAGTGGCCTTCCTGAGGGGGCGTTGAATGTGGTGCCTGGGCTTGGTAGTGAAGCGGGGGCTGCCCTGGCGGAGCATCCGGATATCGACCACCTGTCCTTTACCGGGTCTCCGCAGACCGGCACTCGTGTGACTCAGGCCTGTGCTGAGCACCATGTACCGGTGACCATGGAGCTGGGAGGCAAGTCGCCTCAACTGGTATTTGCCGATGCCGATCGAGAGGCCGCACTAGAGGCCGTGGTACGAGGCATCATCCAGAATGCGGGACAGACCTGCTCTGCAGGGAGCCGGCTGTTGGTGGAAGCCTCGATTCATGACGAAGTGGTGGCGCAGCTCAAGGCGCGCTTCGAGGCTCTGCGCTGCGATGTCGGCGAGCGCGACCCTGACTGTGGTCCGCTGATCAACGCTCGGCAGCAGGACAAGGTGGTGGCGTTGATCGATGCTGCCGTGAAGGACGGCATCACCATTACGGCGAAGGGGCAATTGGCGGATGACGCCCCACTGGATGGCCATTTCGTCGTACCGCATCTGTTGACGGAAGTACCGCAAGGGCATGTGGTCAGTCGCGAGGAGCTATTTGGGCCGGTGCTGGTGGTTCAGGCGTTTGCGGATGAAGCCGATGCCATTCGCCTGGCCAATGCGACGGATTTTGGCCTGTGTGCGGGCGTCTGGACCCGTGATGGTGGACGTCAGTTGCGCTTGGCCAAGGCTATCCGTAGTGGACAGGTGTTCATCAACAACTATGGCGCTGCCGGTGGCGTCGAATTGCCCTTTGGTGGTGTCGGGCGCTCAGGTCATGGGCGCGAGAAGGGCTTCGAAGGACTCAGGAGCTATACCCGAATCAAGACAGTCGCGATTCGTCACGGCTGA
- a CDS encoding trimeric intracellular cation channel family protein, with protein MAGTVVFSLSGVLLACRSRMDPIGMLILAAVTAIGGGTVRDLVLGVLPVFWITDPTYIWVVLATVIGSLIGFRYIHRLDRRILPVADAFGLALFVVIGANKALLMGMPGVVAVSMGLFTGVVGGVIRDVLAQRVPMVLCREIYATAAIAGGMVYVLLINLGVGSLAIVLSLVTTLGLRLAAIYWNLALPLFAWVVIEPQLPRETSEATEPDVDAPTTNVVQTSAPPASRPKLRVRMVSRSKAQSLWPDNDEESSR; from the coding sequence ATGGCGGGAACTGTGGTCTTTTCTCTGTCGGGGGTGCTGCTGGCATGTCGTTCGCGCATGGATCCCATTGGCATGCTGATACTGGCTGCCGTGACGGCAATTGGCGGTGGCACGGTCAGGGATCTGGTGCTGGGTGTTCTACCGGTGTTCTGGATTACTGACCCGACCTATATCTGGGTGGTGCTGGCGACTGTCATCGGTTCGTTGATTGGCTTTCGTTATATTCATCGCCTCGATCGCCGTATCCTGCCGGTGGCAGATGCCTTTGGTCTTGCCTTGTTTGTCGTGATCGGTGCCAACAAGGCGTTGCTGATGGGCATGCCCGGCGTCGTGGCAGTGTCCATGGGGCTGTTCACGGGAGTGGTCGGTGGTGTGATCCGTGATGTGCTGGCCCAGCGTGTGCCCATGGTGCTGTGCCGGGAGATCTACGCCACGGCAGCGATAGCAGGTGGCATGGTCTACGTACTGTTGATCAACCTTGGTGTTGGCTCCCTGGCCATTGTGCTGTCGTTGGTGACGACCCTGGGCTTACGCTTGGCAGCGATTTACTGGAACCTGGCATTACCGTTGTTCGCTTGGGTGGTGATTGAGCCACAGCTTCCGCGGGAGACAAGCGAGGCAACAGAACCTGATGTTGATGCACCAACGACCAATGTCGTTCAAACTTCGGCTCCTCCAGCTTCCCGTCCCAAGCTGAGAGTGAGAATGGTATCCCGCAGCAAGGCGCAAAGCCTGTGGCCGGATAATGATGAAGAGAGTTCCCGCTAG
- a CDS encoding TRAP transporter substrate-binding protein, with translation MTIQARPATSSALRLPQRLAGMTLPALFCLSLPALAVQTINVGHTLSDNSHYSAGVDAFKAKLEELSTGEFVVEEHTSGSLGGERAMIEGLQIGTIDAVITSTGPLGNFVPQSYVLDLPFLFDDYDHARCVLDSEIGQELLDKVGEHDLVGLAWSENGFRHMTNNVRDIKTPQDDAGLKIRTMENEVHMAAFKAMGAHPTPMAFPELFTALQQGTVDGQENPISVILTSNLWEVQDHLSLTGHVYSPAIMLGSPILWDGLNDEQKGWFIEAARAGAEATREMVSRLETEGVDELESKGMSVVRDIDKAPFREAVQPAYKIYTDEYGSEWLDRIRGSECSES, from the coding sequence ATGACAATACAAGCACGCCCAGCTACTTCCTCCGCCCTGCGCTTGCCCCAGAGGCTGGCGGGCATGACGCTGCCGGCATTGTTTTGCCTGTCGCTTCCGGCGCTGGCGGTCCAGACCATCAATGTCGGGCACACACTGTCGGACAACTCCCACTATTCCGCGGGTGTCGATGCCTTCAAGGCCAAGCTGGAAGAACTTTCCACAGGCGAGTTTGTGGTCGAGGAGCACACCTCGGGATCACTGGGAGGTGAGCGGGCCATGATCGAGGGGCTGCAGATCGGCACCATTGATGCCGTGATCACGTCCACCGGGCCTTTGGGTAATTTCGTTCCACAATCCTATGTACTTGATCTGCCGTTCCTGTTCGATGACTACGACCATGCCCGCTGCGTACTCGACAGTGAGATAGGCCAGGAGCTGCTCGACAAGGTCGGCGAACATGACCTTGTCGGCCTGGCCTGGAGTGAGAATGGCTTTCGCCACATGACCAATAATGTGCGCGACATCAAGACACCTCAGGACGATGCTGGTCTCAAGATCCGGACCATGGAAAACGAAGTGCACATGGCGGCGTTCAAGGCCATGGGCGCACATCCGACCCCAATGGCGTTCCCGGAACTGTTCACCGCCCTGCAACAGGGTACGGTCGATGGCCAGGAAAACCCTATCTCGGTGATTCTCACCAGCAACCTGTGGGAAGTGCAGGATCATCTGTCGCTGACGGGCCATGTCTATTCACCCGCCATCATGCTGGGTTCCCCGATATTGTGGGATGGGCTCAACGATGAGCAGAAAGGCTGGTTCATCGAAGCAGCCCGAGCTGGCGCTGAAGCAACCCGGGAGATGGTGTCCCGGCTGGAAACCGAAGGCGTCGACGAGCTTGAAAGCAAAGGTATGAGCGTGGTGCGTGACATCGACAAGGCACCCTTCCGTGAGGCGGTTCAGCCGGCCTACAAGATCTACACCGACGAGTACGGCAGCGAATGGCTGGACCGCATTCGTGGCAGCGAGTGTAGCGAATCCTGA
- the denD gene encoding D-erythronate dehydrogenase gives MHILITGAAGFLGQRLIKALIARGELNGRTLTRMTLVDQVAPSVDHTTPPELAITTASRDLSAPDAWDTLLDERPDVIYHLAAVVSSAAEADLDLGMRVNFDTTRFLLEGCRARGLNQTRLIMASSVAVYGGQLPNVLDDMTALMPQSSYGTQKAMCELLINDYSRRGLVDGRVLRLPTIVIRPGRPNAAASSFASSILREPLNDEEAICPVPTDLELFVMSPARVVECLVHGAEVDAAELGACRALMLPGITVTVADMLDALQRKGGEEALSRVHHEPDEGVTAIVASWPGRFHTAKALRLGFRADDDFDAVVDAFISEQAG, from the coding sequence ATGCATATTCTGATCACTGGAGCAGCCGGATTTCTTGGTCAGCGCCTGATCAAGGCCCTGATTGCCAGGGGCGAGCTCAATGGACGCACGCTGACACGCATGACACTGGTGGATCAGGTGGCGCCTTCGGTCGATCACACGACACCGCCAGAGCTTGCCATTACCACCGCTTCGCGGGACCTGAGTGCCCCCGACGCCTGGGATACGCTGCTGGACGAGCGCCCTGATGTCATCTATCACCTGGCTGCTGTCGTCAGCTCTGCTGCCGAGGCCGACCTCGACCTGGGCATGCGAGTGAATTTCGATACCACCCGTTTCCTGCTCGAAGGCTGTCGGGCACGAGGCCTGAACCAGACACGCCTGATCATGGCCAGCTCCGTGGCAGTGTATGGCGGCCAATTGCCCAATGTGCTCGATGACATGACCGCCTTGATGCCACAGAGCAGCTATGGCACCCAGAAAGCCATGTGTGAGTTGCTGATCAATGACTACAGTCGCCGAGGTCTGGTCGATGGTCGGGTGCTGCGCCTGCCGACCATTGTCATTCGTCCTGGCCGGCCCAACGCAGCGGCTTCCAGTTTTGCGTCCAGCATTCTGCGTGAGCCGCTCAACGACGAAGAGGCAATATGCCCGGTTCCCACTGATCTTGAACTGTTCGTGATGTCGCCCGCTCGGGTGGTCGAGTGCCTGGTACATGGCGCTGAAGTGGATGCTGCTGAGCTGGGCGCATGCCGTGCATTGATGCTACCCGGTATTACGGTAACCGTTGCCGATATGCTCGATGCCTTGCAGCGCAAGGGCGGTGAGGAGGCGCTGTCACGAGTGCACCATGAACCTGATGAAGGTGTGACGGCTATCGTTGCCAGTTGGCCAGGACGCTTCCATACCGCCAAGGCGCTGCGCCTGGGTTTCCGAGCTGACGACGACTTCGACGCGGTGGTGGATGCTTTCATTTCAGAACAAGCGGGATAA
- a CDS encoding TRAP transporter small permease gives MLDLFLRFERTLSQCALYVAVLMLIASVSLAFYQVLTRFVLDAPSTWSEVMARSSMIWCVFLGAAASFRGGYMMAVEAIYKLVPEKAIKWIEVFIAICCLIVLMVLVVYGTHMTLRVSSQTLSGVGITIAWIYAAIPVGAAFSSLSVVARLLAQLNGREPSKGAEIDVQDSSVQHDDMKNDTENVRS, from the coding sequence ATGCTGGACCTGTTCCTGCGCTTCGAGCGCACGCTATCGCAGTGCGCTCTGTATGTGGCGGTGCTGATGTTGATCGCTTCGGTCAGCCTGGCGTTCTATCAGGTATTGACGCGCTTTGTCCTCGATGCGCCATCTACCTGGTCCGAAGTCATGGCCCGCTCAAGCATGATCTGGTGCGTGTTTCTGGGGGCGGCGGCCAGCTTTCGCGGCGGTTACATGATGGCGGTGGAGGCGATCTACAAGCTGGTACCTGAAAAGGCGATCAAGTGGATCGAAGTGTTCATCGCCATATGTTGTCTCATCGTCCTGATGGTACTGGTGGTGTACGGCACCCATATGACCTTGAGGGTCAGTTCCCAAACACTGTCCGGTGTGGGGATCACGATTGCCTGGATCTATGCTGCCATTCCGGTAGGGGCGGCGTTTTCATCACTGTCGGTGGTGGCCAGGCTGCTGGCTCAGTTGAATGGCCGAGAGCCATCGAAAGGAGCGGAAATCGACGTCCAGGACTCCTCCGTGCAGCACGATGACATGAAGAATGATACGGAGAACGTGCGCTCATGA
- a CDS encoding TRAP transporter large permease: MNAAIGLSLIILFALGVPIAVSILLASIIGIEFFTRFPLLMVPQQMFVGIDNFPLMAIPFFILAGNLMSAGGISQRLVDLAKSIVGGLQGGLAMTCVLTCMLFAAVSGSSVATTFAIGSILIPAMVSHDYPRPLAAAIQASSAELGVLIPPSIPLILYGVSTDTSIGRLFIAGVGPGLLIGGALLLFLYVFCKLRGYGLRDREDRAAFPQAFRRAWAALLMPVVVIGGIYGGVFTPTEASAVAVVYALVVGGLVYRELSLAELLPILRQSVISTATVMLIISAAALFSFLISRSGLPGHVAAWVTEVFASPVSFLLAVNLMLLVVGMFVETSAAILVLAPIFTPIAVQYGIDPVHFGLIVVVNLALGMFTPPLGVNLFAACAVAKLSIDELMPWLLRFVLVVFACLMAITYLPWISLGLVELLY, encoded by the coding sequence ATGAATGCTGCCATCGGTCTGTCCCTGATCATTCTGTTTGCCCTGGGTGTTCCCATTGCCGTGTCGATCCTGCTGGCGTCGATCATCGGCATAGAGTTCTTCACCCGCTTTCCCTTGTTGATGGTGCCCCAGCAGATGTTCGTTGGTATCGACAACTTCCCGCTGATGGCGATTCCGTTCTTCATCCTGGCGGGCAACCTGATGTCGGCGGGTGGCATTTCCCAGCGCCTGGTGGACCTGGCCAAGTCAATCGTCGGCGGTTTGCAGGGTGGCCTGGCGATGACCTGTGTGTTGACCTGCATGCTGTTTGCTGCCGTTTCAGGCTCCAGTGTCGCGACCACCTTTGCGATTGGCTCGATCCTGATTCCGGCCATGGTGTCGCATGACTATCCTCGTCCTCTGGCGGCTGCGATCCAGGCTTCGTCGGCGGAACTGGGCGTACTGATTCCGCCGTCGATTCCCTTGATTCTCTATGGTGTGAGCACCGATACCTCCATCGGTCGGCTGTTCATTGCCGGTGTCGGTCCGGGGCTGTTGATTGGTGGTGCTCTGCTGCTGTTTCTGTATGTGTTCTGCAAACTGCGTGGCTATGGGCTGCGTGATCGTGAAGACCGAGCGGCGTTTCCCCAGGCCTTTCGCCGTGCCTGGGCAGCGCTGTTGATGCCGGTGGTTGTCATCGGCGGTATCTATGGCGGTGTCTTCACTCCCACTGAGGCCTCGGCGGTTGCCGTGGTCTATGCTCTGGTGGTCGGTGGGCTCGTCTATCGTGAATTGAGCCTGGCGGAGTTGCTGCCGATTCTGCGTCAGAGCGTCATCTCCACGGCAACGGTCATGCTGATCATCTCTGCGGCGGCACTGTTCAGCTTCCTGATCAGTCGCTCAGGACTGCCGGGGCATGTGGCGGCCTGGGTGACGGAAGTGTTTGCGAGCCCGGTGAGCTTTCTGCTGGCCGTCAACCTGATGTTGCTGGTGGTCGGGATGTTCGTCGAGACATCCGCCGCGATTCTGGTGCTGGCGCCGATCTTCACACCGATTGCGGTGCAGTACGGTATCGACCCCGTACATTTCGGCCTGATCGTGGTGGTCAATCTGGCACTGGGCATGTTCACCCCACCACTCGGGGTCAACCTGTTTGCTGCCTGTGCCGTGGCCAAGCTGTCCATTGACGAGCTGATGCCCTGGCTGCTGCGCTTCGTACTGGTGGTGTTTGCCTGTCTGATGGCCATCACCTATCTGCCGTGGATTTCGCTCGGGCTGGTTGAGCTGTTGTATTGA
- a CDS encoding NAD(P)-dependent oxidoreductase — MQSQTHVGLIGVGLMGHGIAQSLLRAGHRLSFLEHPGNQPCADLMAAGASAEGSPCDVARVADVVILCVTGTPQVEAVLFETGGVLEGLSPGQVIIDCSTAIPASTQVIAQRVEAAGGRFMDAAMTRTPKEAAEGRLNLIVGAPDTLFEEVRPVLESFSEHITHGGPVGSGHTLKLLHNFVSLGFTSVLAEAVAASRRADIADNVLLEVLGNGGGGGVVLERMRPFISDHDPSGFRFSLSNTLKDVGYYQQMSADLGASKEVADAIVSLYRQVVDAGHGERLVPELIALLAEKS, encoded by the coding sequence ATGCAGTCACAAACACATGTCGGTCTGATTGGTGTTGGCCTGATGGGGCACGGTATTGCCCAGAGCCTGTTGCGAGCGGGGCACCGGCTGAGTTTTCTGGAGCATCCCGGTAATCAACCTTGTGCAGACCTGATGGCAGCGGGCGCCAGTGCCGAGGGGAGTCCATGCGATGTGGCCAGAGTGGCCGACGTGGTGATTCTGTGTGTCACCGGAACGCCTCAGGTGGAAGCGGTGTTGTTCGAGACCGGTGGCGTGCTTGAAGGCCTGAGTCCCGGGCAGGTCATCATCGACTGTTCCACGGCAATTCCTGCTTCTACCCAGGTGATTGCTCAGCGTGTGGAAGCAGCAGGCGGTCGCTTCATGGATGCCGCCATGACGCGCACGCCAAAGGAAGCGGCTGAAGGAAGGCTGAACCTGATTGTGGGTGCCCCGGATACGTTGTTTGAGGAAGTGCGGCCTGTACTGGAAAGCTTCTCCGAACACATCACACATGGCGGCCCGGTAGGGTCAGGACACACGCTCAAGCTGCTGCATAACTTCGTCTCCCTGGGCTTCACCAGCGTACTGGCCGAAGCCGTCGCGGCTTCCCGGCGGGCGGATATCGCCGATAACGTACTGCTCGAAGTGCTGGGTAATGGCGGTGGCGGTGGGGTGGTGCTGGAGCGCATGCGCCCGTTCATCAGTGACCATGATCCATCGGGGTTTCGTTTCAGTCTGTCGAATACACTCAAGGATGTGGGCTATTACCAGCAGATGTCCGCGGACCTGGGCGCTTCGAAGGAAGTGGCCGATGCCATCGTCTCGCTCTATCGGCAAGTGGTGGATGCAGGGCATGGCGAGCGCCTGGTGCCGGAGTTGATTGCGCTGTTGGCCGAGAAGTCCTGA